The following proteins come from a genomic window of Papilio machaon chromosome 7, ilPapMach1.1, whole genome shotgun sequence:
- the LOC106714869 gene encoding neural cell adhesion molecule 1: MCKTSCIIAEMRWAAVIVLFSLVFTVVTAEDSDDAPSLRVLARSSVYNAGEKKAIYCKGKNLQQNLEWYSPSGQAVEGRSTTNTRVYVERQKNDSLLPLIIHSLKIEDSGNWTCKAGELNETIEILVGERVNITNRFESFEGEEGKSVKLNCEAKGKPQPVVQWYKDIQVLSDKSKKYVVRKIRDNYQLEIKELNHRDTGEYVCKVTQNSLRYYTDKRVQLTVQHKPIMFNSDTEEIYPTSTYRTEEVYAILNETKNISCSAIAHPVPTFRWFRRYENGFEEPIEDEDMVVTSPRGNVSILVLRMHNETIYGEYKCTAKNPKGEASIVFHVTEGNKPNPPDEVGVYASNVSTITFNVTCFTCNMDFESEKAPDPENLVVIGYSFELVPEREGYPPEWDTASLFDIDIENANETLFTVGPLPNSTTFHARVRTRNAAGHSEWVDIISADIKTTDKAIKFIASLTLLIASLLAIANI, encoded by the exons TGGTAACAGCTGAAGATAGTGATGACGCACCCAGTCTTCGAGTTTTAGCACGATCGTCTGTGTACAATGCCGGGGAGAAGAAAGCTATTTactgcaagggaaaaaatctTCAACAG AACTTAGAATGGTATTCGCCCTCCGGCCAGGCCGTCGAGGGTCGATCTACCACAAACACCAGGGTATACGTGGAGAGGCAGAAGAACGACAGCCTTCTCCCTCTCATCATTCACAGCCTAAAGATCGAAGACAGCGGCAACTGGACTTGTAAAGCTGGCGAGCTCAATGAAACTATTGAGATTCTAGTAGGAG AAAGAGTCAATATTACCAATCGCTTTGAGAGCTTTGAAGGAGAAGAAGGCAAATCGGTGAAGCTAAACTGTGAAGCAAAAGGGAAACCACAACCTGTTGTGCAATGGTACAAAGATATACAAGTGTTATCTG ataaatctAAGAAGTATGTTGTGAGGAAGATCAGGGATAACTATCAACTAGAGATAAAAGAACTTAATCACAGAGACACTGGTGAATATGTGTGCAAAGTTACACAAAACTCTCTGCGATATTACACCGACAAAAGAGTACAGCTCACCGTTCAGC ATAAACCAATTATGTTTAACAGTGATACAGAAGAAATTTATCCAACATCAACTTACAGAACAGAGGAAGTGTAcgcaattttaaatgaaac taaaaacattTCGTGCAGTGCAATTGCTCACCCAGTTCCCACGTTTCGTTGGTTCAGACGATATGAAAATGGATTTGAAGAGCCTATTGAAGACGAAGACatg GTGGTGACGTCACCCCGCGGCAATGTCTCTATTCTAGTGCTCAGGATGCACAATGAAACTATTTACGGAGAGTACAAATGCACTGCGAAAAATCCAAAAGGAGAAGCTTCGATTGTATTCCACGTTACTGAAGGCAATAAACCAAATCCTCCTGATGAA gttgGCGTGTACGCGTCCAATGTGAGCACAATAACGTTCAACGTGACCTGCTTCACTTGCAATATGGATTTTGAATCCGAAAAAGCTCCCGATCCAGAAAACCTTGTTGTTATTg gttATTCATTTGAGCTAGTACCGGAACGAGAGGGTTACCCACCTGAATGGGACACAGCCTCGTTGTTCGATATCGACATTGAAAATGCCAATG AAACGTTGTTTACGGTTGGCCCTCTGCCAAACAGCACCACCTTCCACGCTCGAGTGCGGACGCGAAATGCAGCCGGCCACTCGGAATGGGTGGACATCATCTCCGCTGATATTAAAACCACGGACAAAGCTATCAAATTCATTGCTTCACTAACATTGCTCATCGCATCTCTTCTAGCCATTgccaatatttaa